The genomic stretch CACTTTGTCCTGGGGACAAACATTTGGCAACAGTAGACACACAAGCGCTGCAACTCTTTATGAACCCAACGATTCAACCAGCAGCATACTCATCATTACTCTCACTTCTATAATTCTTTTAACAATTGGACTGAATCGGTTTTTGAGCAAAAAAAGAAACAATTTGAGCAAAAATCATCGAATGAGTATTTAACCTGAATTATTCACAAACCGCAGGCATCGGATTGATTGGAGTGAAGCGATGCGGTCTCCGAGACAGCGTATTTTGCGGAAAACGCTTGACTATTTTCCGAAACCAGCTAATGCCAAATCATCTTTAAGTTTTGTGGTTCCGCAATTTGTCAATTTTAAAGGAACAACTTATAAAAAAACAATGCTGAAAGCTTCCGCAAAGTCAGCCATTTTTTTGTATAGATACCTCTATGATTAAAGAAGCGAAACGCTAAAAAGCGCCAACAATGAAAAAAAACAAAAAAACACAAATCACGGCCGGTGCACACAGCGATGTCGGTAATTTGCGAGCTGCAAATGAGGACAGTTTTTATATTTCAGAGGATGAAAGCTTAATTATCGTGTGCGACGGTATGGGCGGCCAGGTTGCCGGAGGGCTGGCCAGCAAAATAGCGGTAGAAACGGTAAAGGACATCTATCTGAATGTTAAGCAAGACAAGATAGACAAACTTTTTCCCGACCTGGATGAATCGCTAACCGGCACCGCACGGCGGTTGGTGGCTGCAGTGAGATTAGCAAACCGAAGAATTTTCAAAACAGCCATTAAATTTCCAAAATTGCGTGGAATGGGGACAACGGTCGCTGCCATTACTTTTGACAGCAGCCTGGCTACTATGGTTCATGTCGGGGACAGCCGCATTTTGCGGTTGAGCGATAACAAAATACTGCAACTGACCGAAGATCACTCCTGGCTAAACGAGTTGATCGAAGACGATGAAATTGATGAAGAAGATATAGAGGCTTTTTCAAAGAAGAATGTTATCACCAGGGCATTGGGAAGCAGTCCGGCAATTAAAATAGACATCCATTGTGAAAAGTACAAAAAAGATGACATGTATATTTTAGCAACCGACGGCATGCACAACGCCATTCCTCAGGAAGAAATTAAAAAGCTCATTTACAAAAGTAAAAATGGCGTTTTAGAGAAAGTAGCTAAATTTTTAACCGAAAGCGCAAAAGCAATCGATGGTTCTGACAATATAACCGTCGCGCTCGCGAAAGTGACTAAAGATAGTTATAACAAAAAAGTTCTCGGCGCCTCTAAAACAATATTCGAGGAAGATGACAGAACCCGGGCAAACGAGAATAAATTTATCGCTGAAAGGTACGGCGAGCCCAAAATGGTATGGGGGAGATTTCAAATGTCGGTAAACACACCGCAAAGATTATTTATTGCATCTTTGGTTGTCTTTTTTTTAACGCTTGGGGTCTATTTTACACAAGTTCGTTCCTTCAGTAATCCGAAAACTCCTCCGGTTGAATCTAACCAAAATGAAAAATCCAGAAAGAATAAAATAAGCAACGTAGCTGCACAAACTCCACCGACCAGGCAGGCCGTCATCCCCAATTTAGCAATTCATCGTTCAAAAGTTAATGAAAATGCCGTAATGGCGTTTGTCTTTTTTAATAGTAAAAAAGATTTCGAGAACGCAAAGCTCGAGCAAAGAGGAACCTTATTAAATACATTCCAGCCATATTTGAATAAAG from candidate division KSB1 bacterium encodes the following:
- a CDS encoding serine/threonine-protein phosphatase, whose translation is MKKNKKTQITAGAHSDVGNLRAANEDSFYISEDESLIIVCDGMGGQVAGGLASKIAVETVKDIYLNVKQDKIDKLFPDLDESLTGTARRLVAAVRLANRRIFKTAIKFPKLRGMGTTVAAITFDSSLATMVHVGDSRILRLSDNKILQLTEDHSWLNELIEDDEIDEEDIEAFSKKNVITRALGSSPAIKIDIHCEKYKKDDMYILATDGMHNAIPQEEIKKLIYKSKNGVLEKVAKFLTESAKAIDGSDNITVALAKVTKDSYNKKVLGASKTIFEEDDRTRANENKFIAERYGEPKMVWGRFQMSVNTPQRLFIASLVVFFLTLGVYFTQVRSFSNPKTPPVESNQNEKSRKNKISNVAAQTPPTRQAVIPNLAIHRSKVNENAVMAFVFFNSKKDFENAKLEQRGTLLNTFQPYLNKGEDAQGENLSIFLFDESGNVVQKSSIQLPEIQDE